A DNA window from Paenibacillus andongensis contains the following coding sequences:
- the trpS gene encoding tryptophan--tRNA ligase — protein sequence MKRVLSGMQSSGQLTIGNYIGALRNYVKLQHLHRCYFMVVDMHAITVPQDPAALKEQTESIASLYIAAGLDPSKASIFLQSHVHAHAELGWIMTTLTHMGELERMTQFKDKSEGKESVGAGLFTYPSLMAADILLYNADLIPVGDDQKQHLELTRDLANRFNNRFGEMFVMPQPYMPEIGARIMSLDDASKKMSKSNPNAGSYIAMLDEPDVIRKKLSRAVTDSGREVKYDPQNKPEVSNLMSIYSHFAEMSLVEIEAKYDGQGYGPFKKDLAEHLVAVLEPIQQRYREIRSSGEIFDILKKGAQEAAEVADQTLLEVKKRMGFVVI from the coding sequence ATGAAACGAGTATTATCCGGTATGCAATCCAGCGGACAGCTGACGATTGGCAACTATATTGGCGCTCTGCGCAATTATGTGAAGCTGCAGCATTTGCACCGCTGTTATTTTATGGTTGTCGATATGCACGCGATCACGGTTCCTCAGGATCCGGCAGCTTTGAAGGAGCAAACAGAGTCTATAGCTTCGCTATATATTGCTGCTGGACTAGATCCTAGTAAAGCATCCATCTTTCTGCAGTCCCATGTTCATGCGCATGCTGAGCTCGGCTGGATTATGACGACGCTGACGCATATGGGAGAGCTGGAGCGTATGACACAGTTCAAGGACAAGTCCGAAGGCAAGGAATCCGTCGGTGCTGGCCTCTTTACGTATCCATCCCTGATGGCAGCAGACATCCTGTTATACAATGCTGACCTTATTCCGGTTGGTGATGATCAGAAGCAGCATTTGGAGTTGACGCGCGACTTGGCGAACCGCTTCAATAACCGTTTTGGTGAAATGTTTGTCATGCCGCAGCCTTATATGCCTGAGATCGGTGCGAGAATCATGTCTTTGGATGATGCATCCAAAAAGATGAGCAAAAGCAATCCGAATGCCGGCAGTTATATTGCCATGCTGGATGAGCCCGATGTCATCCGTAAGAAGCTTAGTCGTGCAGTCACAGATTCTGGCCGTGAGGTAAAGTATGATCCTCAGAACAAGCCGGAGGTTAGTAATTTGATGTCGATCTACTCACATTTTGCAGAAATGAGCTTAGTTGAGATTGAAGCCAAATACGATGGGCAAGGCTATGGACCTTTCAAAAAGGATCTAGCTGAGCACCTCGTCGCTGTTCTCGAGCCGATCCAACAACGCTATCGTGAAATTCGCAGCTCAGGCGAAATTTTCGACATTTTGAAAAAAGGAGCGCAAGAAGCTGCTGAGGTGGCTGATCAAACCCTGCTCGAAGTGAAGAAGCGGATGGGCTTCGTCGTTATATAA
- a CDS encoding metal-dependent hydrolase, which produces MDTGTHLVIGLGLAGLSQIDPSVSADTAATTAVFIGTVIGSQIPDVDGLLRFKGNATYIRNHRGRSHSLPALLLWTLLITGALALFFHGIPLLHLGMWVGIAVCFHVFTDCFNTYGTQAFRPFSEKWVSWNIIHIFDPFIFSSHIAAIFMWSFHVASPKLVFPTLYGVIALYYIWRSLDHYIVEKGLYRKDPTHMPGDKYTLIVTFNLYVWNVVKRRTDGTFQLGELKNSKLRWIDTIKCEDHPAIEASKNHEDIQALLYFSSYTCAEVKEHRWGYEVRWADVRYRHRKQYPFVGVILMDHNFQTLDSYVGWVNDTRLEKKLKVDLY; this is translated from the coding sequence TTGGACACAGGCACTCATCTCGTAATTGGTTTAGGGTTAGCGGGACTGTCACAAATTGACCCAAGCGTTTCTGCGGACACTGCGGCAACCACTGCGGTCTTCATCGGCACGGTTATTGGCTCACAGATTCCGGATGTGGACGGGCTTCTTCGTTTTAAAGGGAACGCCACTTACATTCGAAATCACCGTGGTCGTTCTCACTCTTTGCCAGCTCTACTTTTATGGACGCTGCTGATCACTGGAGCTCTTGCTCTTTTCTTCCATGGAATTCCCCTGCTGCACCTTGGTATGTGGGTAGGAATCGCCGTTTGTTTTCACGTCTTTACAGATTGTTTCAACACATATGGTACACAAGCGTTCCGGCCATTCTCTGAAAAGTGGGTGTCATGGAACATTATACACATCTTTGATCCCTTTATCTTTTCAAGCCACATCGCAGCTATTTTCATGTGGTCTTTCCATGTCGCTAGTCCAAAGCTGGTATTCCCGACTTTGTACGGGGTTATCGCCCTATATTACATCTGGCGCTCTCTCGACCATTACATCGTAGAAAAAGGACTATATCGCAAAGACCCCACCCATATGCCCGGGGATAAATACACACTTATTGTAACATTCAACCTCTATGTGTGGAACGTAGTGAAACGCAGAACAGACGGCACCTTCCAGTTGGGTGAACTGAAGAATTCAAAGCTTAGGTGGATTGACACTATCAAATGTGAAGACCATCCAGCCATCGAGGCGTCCAAGAATCACGAAGACATTCAAGCCTTACTTTACTTCTCGTCCTATACTTGTGCGGAAGTGAAAGAACATCGGTGGGGGTATGAAGTAAGATGGGCTGATGTGCGTTATCGCCACCGCAAGCAGTATCCATTCGTCGGCGTAATCCTGATGGATCACAATTTCCAAACACTCGATTCTTATGTGGGCTGGGTAAATGACACTAGGCTTGAAAAAAAGCTAAAAGTGGATCTTTATTAG
- a CDS encoding small, acid-soluble spore protein, alpha/beta type, with protein sequence MAQNRSSNTLVVPQATQALDQLKYEVAQELGIQIPQDGYMGYMATRDAGAIGGNITRRLVQIAEQTLAGQSGFRS encoded by the coding sequence ATGGCGCAAAATCGTAGCAGCAACACACTGGTAGTTCCACAAGCCACTCAAGCTTTAGATCAATTGAAATATGAGGTAGCTCAAGAACTGGGCATCCAAATTCCTCAAGATGGTTACATGGGTTATATGGCTACTCGCGATGCTGGTGCAATCGGGGGTAACATTACTCGCCGGTTGGTACAAATCGCTGAGCAAACGCTAGCAGGACAATCTGGCTTCCGCAGCTAG
- a CDS encoding DUF5325 family protein, whose translation MSKPLALLFAVVGTLLLASISLFIALRQPWMILACSIISLGFIGYGFAVKAKIRKKNTRS comes from the coding sequence ATGAGCAAACCACTCGCTCTTCTATTCGCTGTTGTTGGCACCCTACTGCTCGCCTCCATCAGTTTGTTCATTGCCCTCAGGCAGCCTTGGATGATCCTTGCCTGTTCCATCATCTCCTTAGGCTTCATTGGATATGGATTTGCGGTTAAAGCGAAGATTCGCAAGAAGAATACGCGGTCTTAA
- the urtE gene encoding urea ABC transporter ATP-binding subunit UrtE, with protein MLNLQKIEAGYGESMVVRHVNLQVKPGQIVCLMGRNGVGKSTLMKSIMGLIQPKSGTIHYNEGNITSFLPDRRAKLGIGYVPQGREIFPQLTVEENLLLGLEAATDGRKKLPESLFDTFPVLRQMLHRKGGDLSGGQQQQLAIARAMAPGPKLLLLDEPMEGIQPSIVMEIEAIIESIKRNREIAVLLVEQSLEFATSIADYYYVLDRGTIAAEGHAEHLSEDQVRKHLTV; from the coding sequence GTGCTTAATCTTCAGAAGATAGAAGCCGGTTACGGCGAGAGTATGGTTGTACGCCATGTCAACCTTCAGGTGAAACCTGGCCAAATCGTTTGTCTAATGGGCCGCAACGGTGTAGGGAAATCCACACTCATGAAGAGCATTATGGGACTCATTCAGCCGAAATCCGGCACGATCCACTATAACGAAGGGAACATAACGTCCTTTCTGCCGGATCGACGAGCCAAATTAGGGATCGGCTACGTGCCGCAAGGCCGTGAGATTTTCCCACAGCTTACTGTCGAGGAAAACCTGCTGCTTGGGCTTGAAGCTGCAACAGATGGAAGAAAAAAGCTCCCTGAATCTCTCTTCGACACTTTTCCCGTACTTCGTCAAATGCTTCACCGCAAAGGGGGCGACCTCAGCGGAGGGCAGCAGCAGCAATTAGCGATAGCCCGTGCCATGGCCCCCGGCCCTAAGCTACTCCTGCTGGATGAGCCGATGGAGGGTATCCAACCTTCTATCGTCATGGAGATTGAAGCCATCATAGAATCAATCAAACGCAATCGAGAAATTGCCGTATTGCTTGTCGAACAAAGCTTAGAGTTCGCTACCAGCATCGCCGATTATTATTATGTTTTGGACCGAGGGACCATAGCTGCCGAAGGCCATGCCGAGCATTTGAGCGAAGATCAAGTCCGAAAGCATTTAACGGTATGA
- a CDS encoding response regulator transcription factor, whose product MSKILIIEDDLSIGEMMAIYLYEEGYQVMRAETGHQGEVLFRDFEPDVIVLDIMLPDVDGIQLCTDFRNSSAIPILMVSAKNEVSDRVKGLQTGADDYLCKPFSMRELSARIQALLRRSHAFPPPVQSTDTTEQVVHLDLEKRCLFVHSKIIETTFSEFEIMKLFWQNQGRVYSREELLNRVRGFDSYVTERAIDVHIANLRKKIEADPKEPKYIKTVWGVGYKFLLT is encoded by the coding sequence ATGTCTAAGATATTAATTATTGAAGATGATTTAAGTATTGGCGAGATGATGGCGATTTATTTGTACGAGGAAGGCTATCAAGTTATGCGTGCGGAAACTGGACATCAAGGTGAAGTGCTATTCCGAGATTTCGAACCTGATGTCATCGTGCTTGATATTATGCTGCCTGATGTTGACGGGATTCAACTATGCACAGACTTCCGCAATTCGTCAGCCATCCCCATTCTTATGGTATCCGCCAAAAATGAGGTCTCCGATCGCGTCAAAGGCCTGCAGACTGGTGCTGATGATTACCTATGTAAACCATTCTCAATGAGGGAACTGTCAGCAAGAATACAAGCTTTACTGCGACGTTCACATGCCTTTCCTCCGCCAGTTCAATCTACCGATACGACCGAGCAAGTCGTTCATCTGGATCTAGAGAAGCGCTGCCTTTTTGTACATAGCAAAATCATAGAGACCACATTCTCTGAATTTGAAATCATGAAACTTTTTTGGCAAAATCAAGGGCGAGTATACAGCCGGGAGGAGCTTCTAAACCGGGTCCGTGGTTTCGATTCCTATGTAACCGAACGTGCAATCGATGTACATATCGCAAACCTTCGCAAAAAAATAGAAGCCGATCCCAAAGAACCGAAATATATTAAGACGGTATGGGGTGTCGGTTATAAATTCCTACTTACGTGA
- the gerQ gene encoding spore coat protein GerQ — protein MIPQAQYGSSYPAYPVPTTSSSMPSMPAPSGTGFPPAGGLQTGVNVPGQLPMEQSYIENILRLNLGKIVTIYMTYENNSQWNAKIFKGKLEAAGRDHIIISDPATGMRFLLLMVNLDYITFDEELNYMYPYTGGVGPR, from the coding sequence ATGATCCCGCAAGCCCAATACGGATCCTCTTATCCGGCTTATCCCGTTCCAACAACGAGTTCGAGTATGCCTAGTATGCCTGCACCAAGCGGAACTGGCTTCCCACCTGCTGGCGGTCTGCAAACAGGTGTAAATGTACCCGGTCAACTTCCTATGGAACAATCCTATATCGAGAATATTCTTCGTTTGAACCTTGGGAAAATAGTAACAATCTACATGACATACGAAAATAACTCGCAATGGAACGCCAAAATTTTCAAAGGTAAATTGGAAGCTGCAGGCCGTGATCATATCATCATCAGCGATCCTGCTACCGGCATGCGTTTCTTATTACTTATGGTGAATCTAGACTACATTACGTTCGACGAGGAACTCAATTACATGTATCCATACACAGGCGGAGTCGGCCCGAGATAA
- the urtD gene encoding urea ABC transporter ATP-binding protein UrtD produces MLGQLAKQQPVAGEKILSVKGLEVSFDGFKALSNLDFSLQYGELRFLIGPNGAGKTTLLDVICGKVKPSQGHVYFKESIDLSKHQEHQIAQLGIGRKFQAPSVFSTLTVFENLALSMKQQRGLLSALLTKTTSEQRDRLHLRLEMIGLQNKVKKRAGSLSHGEKQWLEIGMLLMQEPDLLLLDEPAAGMTDSETEKTGELLHEIAANQTIIVVEHDMAFVRKFARTVTVLHEGTVLREGTMQDIQNDDKVAEVYLGRRVERGA; encoded by the coding sequence GATGGATTTAAAGCCTTAAGCAATCTGGACTTTTCCTTGCAATATGGAGAGCTTCGGTTCCTTATCGGGCCGAACGGAGCAGGTAAAACAACGCTCTTGGATGTCATTTGCGGGAAAGTGAAGCCTTCACAAGGTCACGTTTATTTCAAAGAATCGATTGATCTCTCCAAGCACCAAGAACATCAAATCGCACAACTCGGCATTGGACGTAAATTCCAAGCGCCTTCCGTCTTCTCAACATTAACCGTTTTTGAAAATTTGGCTCTTTCTATGAAACAGCAGCGCGGCCTCCTCAGCGCTCTATTGACCAAGACGACGAGTGAACAACGCGACCGCTTGCATCTCCGACTCGAGATGATTGGCCTGCAAAATAAAGTCAAAAAACGCGCAGGATCACTCTCTCACGGCGAGAAGCAGTGGCTTGAAATCGGGATGCTGCTCATGCAGGAGCCCGATCTATTGTTGCTGGACGAACCTGCCGCCGGCATGACAGATAGCGAAACCGAGAAAACAGGTGAGCTGCTACACGAAATTGCGGCAAATCAGACGATCATCGTCGTTGAACACGATATGGCGTTTGTTCGTAAGTTCGCTAGAACCGTCACGGTACTTCATGAAGGCACCGTGCTTCGGGAAGGCACGATGCAGGACATTCAGAATGACGATAAAGTTGCTGAAGTTTATCTTGGAAGGAGAGTGGAGCGAGGTGCTTAA